One window of Drosophila busckii strain San Diego stock center, stock number 13000-0081.31 chromosome 3L, ASM1175060v1, whole genome shotgun sequence genomic DNA carries:
- the LOC108599139 gene encoding uncharacterized protein LOC108599139, which produces MTTSTTCSTTPTQQQQQQLLGNVQKQRGRVHQVLKCVINLHIEFLMLESEVAALLSEVRTLNDDFAEVQRLDSLIEALRNYSGPTICHEWPYPLIFKGTIDEAHVAQILNNNSSCS; this is translated from the exons ATGACGACATCGACAACATGCTCGACCACGCccactcagcagcagcagcagcaactgctgggCAATGTGCAAAAGCAGCGCGGCCGTGTACATCAAGTGCTAAAAtgtgttattaatttgcaCATTGAGTTTTTG ATGCTCGAGTCTGAGGTGGCCGCATTACTCAGCGAGGTGAGGACATTGAATGACGACTTTGCGGAGGTGCAGCGCCTGGACAGTTTAATTGAAGCGTTGCGTAATTACAGTGGACCTACCATATGCCACGAATGGCCATATCCTTTGATATTCAAGGGCACAATTGATGAAGCACATGTTGCACAAatactcaacaacaacagcagctgcagctag
- the LOC108597949 gene encoding uncharacterized protein LOC108597949, translating to MSMAKCRERSMLYDDAPEAVAAAPQQQQPQQQQNYLPQTSLLKIEPFVPSFNQRLRRRPIGRSHSTLSHNVMPKRNATPAQQQQQLPTQPELMVGHGQLKRNYAAGAQLRQRLPRGNIQRQRSKSTSSSAASNSCRPATTATQPVSAAPAASTLTTLVGSTGGTLVSGAIVTPQPNGICRIQRLAKEREELPDRINYDRRGLTAIPIFEQEPTLRLLSLQHNLINIFHIPKEQPLPLPTQATNNSNNNSNGNNVEQRSSLLRAHGPAPSRLTRALSNACNPHTQQQQSPKSGSPNSGSPLTTQALAINGTSGNRSKLAKRGYNYAPAQLTPPPALHLRYGLEKSKSFVSSSLQAMKQQQQLMQRRQLLKAIGGAAVAAAAAGGGVQQSCDESNNSLMSLCGGGVGVGEEEESANLQLEQLTIKNNQLSLSASYGNIFAQLVFLDLYDNQIERIANLDGLPALSVLLLGKNRITDIGGLSCLQATLRVLDLHGNKLTSLGSRINCLHQLKSLNLAGNQIRQINQQDFQGLRCLRELNLKRNKLRRINGFQHLLALERLWLCHNELHKVEDMASIARAARLLEVTIENNPVSLAGDCVSFLVSHLPLLQTLSQMPISEQVRRAALAWRQHKEQAQHTHGSSAAYHSSRREEVISNARTNWELLRCKQTLELGRNKPKLTSELAKINESNETPLAEEVEQQAEEPEELAAALLKLPPISKKEEDACSEASSLGPNVDSSSCYSSDNEQLKPATPQMDENCNKLQALENETKCSPVSSSSASPPALTLTPPAAATPVPTATPTATPPPNNLTLPLPSQRPGSSGKRLRATPITQLGLQVRQGGPNAAGNYKRYMAGSLVRAQTISSSSASNSSSSCNSNTRNKQSNNNNNVVALMPKAATPATPAPATPTTTAAATPTPAAAITVSKPSAAEREREQGGDYLIEICGRYLNIYGQGALRFIDKQWNPAKANDVHTLNFSYINFNSIVCMLSRIKLRFPHAEHFVFRETNISCLGQLNALAELQGLSTLLIDAEGNAINSKANWRAYAIYRLSHWGLKQLNGQDISEAELEQATELYSGLSNLVLWAMPDGMLQPLLARLRLDESCNASKLSPKEWLLRADNKSLRLVVGKEALQWKKTSTPNTPVEREQQQAGNARERGRQHFALLLEHTCNAVEKLHKLETLWPSLLLDIVRNTLLDYAQLDVYLRHLMSEVMKP from the exons ATGTCCATGGCCAAATGTCGCGAACGCTCTATGCTCTATGATGATGCGCCCgaggctgttgctgctgcgccccaacaacagcaaccacaacaacaacagaactATTTACCTCAAACAAGCTTGCTGAAAATAGAACCATTTGTTCCTAGTTTTAATCAACGTCTACGTCGGCGTCCTATTGGTCGCTCCCATAGCACACTAAGCCACAATGTCATGCCCAAACGCAATGCCACGCcagcccaacagcagcagcagctgcccacaCAGCCTGAGCTCATGGTGGGCCATGGACAGCTCAAACGTAACTATGCCGCTGGCGCTCAACTGCGTCAGCGTCTGCCACGTGGCAACATACAACGCCAACGCTCCAAGTCGACATCCAGCTctgctgccagcaacagctgtcgcccggcaacaacagcaacacagccaGTGAGcgctgcgccagcagcaagcacGCTGACTACGCTGGTGGGCAGCACTGGAGGCACGCTGGTGAGTGGCGCCATAGTGACGCCACAGCCCAATGGCATTTGTCGCATACAGCGGCTGGCCAAGGAGCGCGAGGAGCTGCCCGATCGCATAAACTACGATCGACGCGGCCTCACTGCCATACCCATATTCGAGCAGGAGCCCACACTGCGGCTGCTCTCGCTTCAACACAATCTCATCAACATATTTCACATACCCAAGGAGcagccactgccgctgccgacgcaggcaaccaacaacagtaacaacaacagcaatggtAA CAATGTGGAGCAACGTAGCAGCTTGCTGCGTGCTCATGGACCAGCGCCCTCGCGTCTGACGCGCGCGCTGAGCAACGCCTGCAATCCGCatacacaacagcagcagtcaccCAAGTCTGGCAGTCCCAACTCGGGCAGTCCGTTGACCACTCAAGCACTGGCCATCAATGGCACCAGTGGCAATCGCTCCAAGCTGGCTAAACGCGGCTATAACTACGCGCCCGCACAGTTAACTCCTCCGCCCGCTTTACACCTGCGTTATGGCCTGGAAAAGTCCAAGAGCTTTGTCTCCAGCAGCTTGCAGGcaatgaagcagcagcagcagcttatgcaGCGACGACAACTACTCAAAGCCATTGGCggcgcagctgttgcagctgctgctgctggtggtggcgtGCAGCAAAGCTGCGATGAATCCAACAACAGCTTAATGTCGCTttgtggcggcggcgtcggcgtcggcgagGAGGAGGAGTCTGCCAACTtacagctggagcagctcaCTATAAAAAACAATCAGTTGAGCTTGAGTGCCAGCTATGGCAACATATTCGCACAGCTGGTGTTTCTCGATCTCTATGACAATCAGATTGAGCGCATTGCCAATCTGGATGGCTTGCCAGCGTTGTcggtgctgctgctcggcaAGAATCGCATCACGGACATTGGCGGCTTGAGCTGCCTGCAGGCCACGCTGCGTGTGCTCGACCTGCATGGCAATAAGCTCACCAGCCTGGGCAGTCGCATCAACTGCCTGCATCAGCTCAAGTCGCTCAATCTGGCGGGCAATCAAATCAGACAGATAAACCAGCAGGACTTTCAAGGCCTGCGCTGCTTGCGCGAACTAAATCTGAAGCGCAACAAGCTGCGCCGCATCAATGGCTTTCAGCATTTGCTGGCCTTGGAGCGTCTCTGGCTGTGCCACAATGAGCTGCACAAGGTGGAGGACATGGCAAGCATAGCCAGAGCAGCCAGATTGCTGGAGGtcacaattgaaaataatccTGTGTCATTAGCAGGCGACTGTGTGTCCTTTTTGGTGTCAcacttgccgctgctgcagacGCTTAGCCAAATGCCCATAAGCGAGCAAGTGCGTCGTGCTGCTTTGGCCTGGCGGCAGCACAAGGAGCAGGCGCAGCATACACATGGCAGCTCCGCTGCCTATCACAGCAGTCGGCGTGAGGAGGTCATCTCCAATGCGCGCACCAACTgggagctgctgcgctgcaagCAAACGCTGGAGCTGGGACGCAACAAGCCCAAGCTCACCAGCGAGCTGGCCAAGATAAACGAATCGAACGAAACACCGCTGGCAGAGGAAGTGGAACAGCAAGCTGAGGAGCCCGAAGAACTGGCAGCGGCTCTGCTCAAGCTGCCGCCTATAAGCAAAAAAGAAGAGGATGCCTGCTCGGAGGCGTCTAGTCTAGGACCCAATGTAGACTCCTCCAGCTGCTACAGCAGCGACAATGAGCAGCTGAAGCCAGCAACGCCGCAAATGGATGAGAactgcaacaagttgcaagcgctggaaaacgaaacgaaatgcTCGCcagtgagcagcagctcagcctCGCCGCCTGCCTTGACATTGACGCCGCCAGCAGCGGCTACGCCAGTGCCCACAGCCACGCCTACAGCAACGCCTCCGCCCAACAATttaacgctgccgctgcccagTCAACGACCTGGCAGCAGTGGCAAGCGTCtgcgtgccacgcccattacACAGCTGGGCTTGCAGGTGAGACAAGGCGGACCCAACGCCGCTGGCAACTACAAGCGCTACATGGCGGGCAGTCTGGTGCGTGCGCAaaccatcagcagcagcagcgccagcaacagcagcagcagctgcaacagcaatacacgaaacaaacaaagcaacaacaacaacaacgtggTGGCTTTAATGCCAAAAGCAGCGACGCCTGCAACGCCAgcgcctgccacgcccacaacaacagcagcagcaacgcccacacctgctgctgccattacCGTTTCCAAACCCAGCGCTGCAGAGCGCGAGCGTGAGCAGGGCGGCGATTATCTCATTGAAATCTGCGGCAGATATCTCAACATTTATGGCCAAGGCGCGCTGCGCTTCATTGACAAGCAATGGAATCCGGCCAAGGCCAACGATGTGCATACGCTAAACTTTAGCTACATCAATTTCAACAGCATTGTCTGCATGTTGAGTAGAATCAAACTGCGCTTCCCACACGCCGAGCACTTTGTCTTCAGAGAAACCAACATAAGCTGCTTGGGTCAGCTCAATGCGCTGGCCGAGCTGCAGGGTCTGAGCACGCTGCTCATCGATGCCGAGGGCAATGCTATCAATAGCAAAGCCAACTGGCGTGCTTATGCCATTTACAGGCTCTCGCACTGGGGACTGAAGCAACTCAATGGGCAGGACATAAGCGAAGCGGAACTGGAGCAGGCAACGGAGCTGTACAGTGGACTCTCCAATCTGGTGCTGTGGGCCATGCCCGACGGCATGTTGCAGCCGCTGCTGGCCAGACTGCGTCTCGATGAAAGCTGCAATGCCAGCAAGCTGTCGCCCAAGGAGTGGCTGCTGCGAGCGGACAACAAATCCCTGCGCCTTGTCGTCGGCAAGGAGGCGCTGCAGTGGAAGAAAACCAGCACGCCCAATACGCCAGTGGagcgtgagcagcagcaagcaggcAACGCCAGAGAACGCGGCAGGCAGcactttgcgctgctgctggagcacaCCTGCAACGCCGTGGAGAAGCTGCACAAACTGGAGACGCTCTGGCCCAGTCTGCTGCTGGACATAGTGCGCAATACGCTGCTGGACTATGCACAGCTGGACGTCTATCTGCGGCATCTGATGAGCGAAGTAATGAAGCCTTAG